One genomic segment of Actinoplanes ianthinogenes includes these proteins:
- a CDS encoding PLD nuclease N-terminal domain-containing protein, giving the protein MIRLYSLFALLDLALLVVALIDCLATEEFAIRALPRVVWVLLILLFSPIGPIAWFIAGRPARPVRLSNGTTWRPGSGFPESERPARRGPLAPDDDPEFLRGLAASRREDAELMRKWEADLRRREADLRRREAAVEPPDDQN; this is encoded by the coding sequence GTGATTCGCCTCTATTCGCTCTTCGCGCTGCTCGACCTGGCGCTGCTGGTCGTCGCCCTGATCGATTGCCTGGCCACCGAGGAGTTCGCGATCCGCGCCCTCCCCCGGGTCGTCTGGGTGCTGCTGATCCTGCTCTTCTCCCCGATCGGCCCGATCGCCTGGTTCATCGCCGGCCGCCCGGCCCGCCCGGTCCGCCTCAGCAACGGCACCACCTGGCGCCCCGGCTCCGGCTTCCCCGAGTCCGAACGCCCGGCCCGCCGCGGCCCGCTCGCCCCGGACGACGACCCGGAGTTTCTCCGCGGCCTGGCCGCCTCCCGCCGGGAGGACGCCGAACTGATGCGGAAGTGGGAGGCTGACCTCCGCCGCCGCGAAGCCGACCTCCGCCGCCGCGAGGCCGCCGTCGAACCCCCGGACGACCAGAACTGA
- a CDS encoding response regulator transcription factor, whose protein sequence is MNQNLILIADDDADVRDMLTVSLEAAGYRALGAKDGHTAARILTVAKPIGMITDVRMPAMNGMELCQLARSNPAIRDMAILMVSGNNHAYDVDAGLISGADGYLPKPLSPKQLVAELQTLISRRHLGV, encoded by the coding sequence ATGAACCAGAACCTGATCCTGATCGCCGACGACGACGCCGACGTCCGGGACATGCTCACCGTCAGCCTGGAAGCGGCCGGATACCGCGCGCTCGGCGCCAAGGACGGGCACACCGCCGCCCGCATCCTCACCGTCGCCAAGCCGATCGGCATGATCACCGACGTCCGGATGCCGGCGATGAACGGCATGGAGCTGTGCCAGCTGGCCCGCAGCAACCCGGCGATCCGGGACATGGCCATCCTCATGGTCTCCGGCAACAACCACGCCTACGACGTGGACGCCGGCCTGATCTCCGGCGCGGACGGCTACCTGCCCAAGCCGCTCTCGCCGAAGCAGCTGGTCGCCGAGCTCCAGACGCTGATCAGCCGCCGGCACCTCGGCGTCTGA
- a CDS encoding LLM class flavin-dependent oxidoreductase codes for MATFSLQAKPDDAAEWLDLARRAEAAGFHTLYTPDHPGSCTSPFVALAAAAAVTSTIRLGSYVVNAGVREPILIAADVATLDVVSGGRAVLGIGAGHTPAEWTAVGRERPGVRERVDHCIAVAEATMRLLAGDGMASPRPVQERVPLLFGGGNTRLLRWAAGQADLIGLSGLGRTLDDGHMHTARFHPEQVDRQVELAGGKPVEVLAHYVEVTGDGAATYAKWAVDAEVSEAEMAVTPYALAGTVSEIRAKLAENERRWGITRYTVRRPAFEVAAALMAA; via the coding sequence ATGGCTACCTTTTCTCTCCAGGCCAAGCCCGACGACGCGGCCGAGTGGCTCGACCTCGCCCGCCGGGCCGAGGCCGCCGGCTTCCACACCCTCTACACCCCCGACCACCCGGGCAGCTGCACCTCGCCGTTCGTGGCGCTGGCCGCGGCCGCCGCGGTGACCAGCACGATCCGGCTCGGCTCGTACGTGGTGAACGCCGGCGTGCGCGAGCCGATCCTGATCGCCGCCGACGTGGCGACGCTGGACGTGGTCTCCGGCGGCCGGGCGGTCCTCGGGATCGGCGCCGGGCACACGCCGGCCGAGTGGACCGCCGTCGGACGGGAGCGCCCGGGCGTGCGGGAACGGGTGGACCACTGCATCGCGGTGGCCGAGGCGACGATGCGACTGCTGGCCGGCGATGGCATGGCCTCGCCGCGCCCGGTGCAGGAGCGCGTGCCGCTGCTGTTCGGCGGGGGCAACACCCGGCTGCTGCGCTGGGCCGCCGGGCAGGCCGACCTGATCGGGCTCTCCGGGCTGGGGCGGACCCTCGACGACGGGCACATGCACACCGCGAGGTTCCACCCGGAGCAGGTGGACCGGCAGGTGGAGCTGGCCGGGGGCAAGCCGGTGGAGGTGCTGGCCCACTACGTCGAGGTGACCGGGGACGGTGCGGCGACGTACGCGAAGTGGGCGGTGGACGCCGAGGTCAGCGAGGCGGAGATGGCGGTGACGCCGTATGCCCTGGCCGGGACGGTGAGTGAGATCCGGGCGAAGCTGGCGGAGAACGAACGCCGCTGGGGGATCACCCGGTACACGGTGCGCCGCCCGGCCTTCGAGGTCGCGGCCGCGCTGATGGCGGCATGA
- a CDS encoding type 4a pilus biogenesis protein PilO, with translation MSGLRSDRVWLFGGLALIVLLVVTGWFLMIKPKYAEASDMRGQVEDTTTQLAQLRKRLADLKADNENLAEYKADKARFENALPTADSIPEFLRQLQTLGSTLNVDVSAYTASGRSKSDTVTTVEELPITLNATGSVADISKFVNQLQNTQPRAVLIQSAGLTFVEKDSAELSLTLAAFRNTSSTNTVVTTTQ, from the coding sequence ATGAGCGGGCTCCGCTCCGACCGCGTCTGGCTCTTCGGTGGCCTGGCCCTGATCGTCCTCCTGGTGGTCACCGGCTGGTTCCTGATGATCAAGCCGAAGTACGCCGAGGCCTCCGACATGCGCGGGCAGGTCGAGGACACCACCACCCAGCTCGCCCAGCTGCGCAAGCGCCTGGCCGATCTGAAGGCGGACAACGAGAACCTGGCCGAGTACAAGGCGGACAAGGCCCGGTTCGAGAACGCGCTGCCGACCGCGGACAGCATCCCGGAGTTCCTGCGGCAGTTGCAGACCCTCGGCTCCACCCTGAACGTCGACGTGAGCGCGTACACCGCCTCCGGCCGTTCCAAGTCCGACACGGTGACCACGGTCGAGGAACTGCCGATCACACTGAACGCGACCGGCTCGGTCGCCGACATCAGCAAGTTCGTGAACCAGTTGCAGAACACCCAGCCGCGGGCGGTGCTGATCCAGTCGGCGGGCCTGACCTTCGTCGAGAAGGACTCGGCCGAGCTGTCCCTGACGCTGGCCGCCTTCCGGAACACCAGCAGCACGAACACGGTGGTCACCACCACCCAGTGA
- the pilM gene encoding type IV pilus assembly protein PilM: MAGATPIGLDIGSSSIRAVEVRRTKDDYTLTNFGQIPLAPGTVHGGVVQDPLTVTSSLKQLWAASRFGTKRVHLGVTNPQLVVREMSIANLPAGQMRQALPFQVKDQLPLAVEKALLDFYPLEQPGNNPTVRGLLIAMPKDAVLDLVQAVEKAGLHVTGVDLASFALLRAASRLDAQVEAIVDIGADITSVVVHADGEPLFVRTLPRGGSEITDSIATRLGIPAIQAEGLKCRFGLHGDGTPDSVAALTDAVRPLASELRSSFTYLASGERQKQVTRLSLSGGGALMPGLAEHLQEQLGIAVMYADSTSRLRDTRRARERGFDSFVPSAAVSIGLTLGAGR, encoded by the coding sequence ATGGCTGGCGCAACACCGATCGGGCTCGACATCGGCTCGTCCTCGATCCGGGCCGTCGAGGTCCGCCGCACCAAAGACGACTACACGCTGACCAACTTCGGGCAGATCCCGCTCGCGCCGGGCACCGTGCACGGCGGCGTGGTGCAGGACCCGCTGACCGTCACCAGCTCGCTCAAGCAGCTCTGGGCGGCCTCCCGGTTCGGCACCAAGCGGGTGCACCTCGGGGTGACCAACCCGCAGCTGGTGGTCCGCGAGATGTCGATCGCCAACCTGCCGGCCGGCCAGATGCGTCAGGCGCTGCCGTTCCAGGTCAAGGACCAGCTGCCGCTGGCGGTGGAGAAGGCGCTGCTCGACTTCTACCCGCTGGAGCAGCCGGGCAACAACCCCACCGTACGCGGCCTGCTGATCGCCATGCCCAAGGACGCCGTGCTCGACCTGGTGCAGGCGGTGGAGAAGGCCGGCCTGCACGTGACCGGCGTCGACCTGGCCTCGTTCGCCCTGCTGCGCGCCGCCTCCCGGCTGGACGCCCAGGTCGAGGCGATCGTCGACATCGGCGCCGACATCACCAGCGTGGTGGTGCACGCCGACGGGGAGCCGCTGTTCGTGCGTACCCTGCCGCGCGGCGGCTCGGAGATCACCGACAGCATCGCGACCCGTCTCGGCATCCCGGCCATCCAGGCCGAGGGCCTCAAGTGCCGGTTCGGCCTGCACGGCGACGGCACCCCGGACAGCGTGGCGGCGCTCACCGACGCGGTCCGCCCGCTCGCCAGCGAGCTGCGCAGCTCGTTCACCTACCTGGCCTCCGGCGAACGCCAGAAGCAGGTCACCCGGCTGTCGCTGTCCGGCGGCGGCGCGCTGATGCCCGGTCTCGCCGAGCACCTCCAGGAGCAGCTCGGCATCGCCGTGATGTACGCGGACAGCACCTCCCGCCTGCGCGACACCCGCCGGGCGCGGGAGCGCGGTTTCGACAGTTTCGTGCCGTCGGCGGCCGTGTCGATCGGCCTCACCTTGGGAGCGGGCCGATGA
- a CDS encoding prepilin peptidase encodes MPLVPLLVVAAVFGLAVGSFLNVVIHRVPRDESLVRPGSHCPNCGHEVRNRHNVPVFGWLLLRGRCADCATPISARYPLVEAGTAALFVAVAARFGWSWALPGYLYLAAVAIALALIDLDVMRLPDKIVLPSYAVATALLVPAALLAGDPAALLRGALAAILLYALYRVLAVWGMGGGDVKLAPLLGFYLGWLGWGAVAVGAFAGFLLGGLVGAVLLATRTAGRKSRIPFGPYMLAGAFLAVFAAAPITDWYANLLTSAPY; translated from the coding sequence ATGCCGCTGGTACCGCTGCTGGTGGTGGCCGCAGTGTTCGGCCTCGCGGTGGGCTCGTTCCTGAACGTCGTGATCCACCGGGTGCCCCGCGACGAGTCGCTGGTCCGTCCCGGTTCGCACTGCCCGAACTGCGGCCACGAGGTCCGCAACCGGCACAACGTCCCGGTCTTCGGATGGCTGCTGCTGCGCGGCCGGTGCGCCGACTGCGCCACCCCGATCAGCGCCCGCTATCCGCTCGTCGAGGCCGGCACCGCCGCCCTGTTCGTCGCGGTGGCCGCCCGGTTCGGCTGGTCCTGGGCCCTGCCCGGCTATCTCTACCTGGCCGCCGTCGCGATCGCCCTGGCGCTGATCGACCTGGACGTGATGCGGCTCCCCGACAAGATCGTCCTCCCCTCGTACGCGGTGGCCACCGCCCTGCTGGTCCCGGCCGCCCTGCTGGCCGGCGACCCGGCCGCCCTGCTCCGCGGCGCGCTCGCCGCGATCCTGCTCTACGCCCTCTACCGCGTGCTGGCCGTCTGGGGCATGGGCGGCGGCGACGTGAAACTCGCCCCGCTGCTCGGCTTCTACCTCGGCTGGCTCGGCTGGGGCGCGGTGGCGGTCGGCGCGTTCGCCGGCTTCCTGCTCGGCGGCCTGGTCGGCGCGGTCCTGCTCGCCACCCGGACGGCCGGGCGCAAGAGCCGGATCCCGTTCGGGCCGTACATGCTGGCCGGCGCGTTCCTCGCGGTGTTCGCCGCGGCGCCGATCACCGACTGGTACGCCAACCTGCTCACCTCCGCCCCGTACTGA
- a CDS encoding type II secretion system protein → MQNVIDRLTVKRDDILAKKDDDKGFTLIELLVVVVIIGVLVAIAVPVYLNYRQGAADKSAQSDVRGAISAVEQYYTSNGNLYPTGPLTSISGTGSSATTTSTIALTSGGSTVGTITVSDKTQLTYINNATTGTYAICATNSGGSGKVYVYRSAAGGSVQTASGVTVSSSGCTGVTA, encoded by the coding sequence ATGCAGAACGTCATCGACCGCCTGACCGTCAAGCGCGACGACATCCTCGCCAAGAAGGACGACGACAAGGGCTTCACGCTCATCGAGCTCCTGGTCGTGGTGGTCATCATCGGCGTCCTGGTCGCGATCGCCGTGCCGGTCTACCTGAACTACCGCCAGGGTGCGGCCGACAAGTCCGCGCAGTCCGACGTGCGTGGCGCGATCAGCGCGGTGGAGCAGTACTACACCAGCAACGGCAACCTGTACCCGACCGGCCCGCTGACCAGCATCAGCGGCACCGGTAGCTCCGCCACCACCACCTCGACGATCGCCCTGACCTCCGGTGGCTCCACGGTCGGCACCATCACGGTCTCCGACAAGACCCAGCTGACCTACATCAACAACGCCACCACCGGCACCTACGCCATCTGCGCGACCAACTCGGGCGGCAGCGGCAAGGTCTACGTCTACCGCAGCGCGGCCGGCGGCTCGGTCCAGACCGCCAGCGGCGTCACCGTCAGCAGCTCCGGCTGCACCGGCGTCACCGCCTGA
- a CDS encoding type II secretion system F family protein, which translates to MTANKTFTYNTIDASGKKSKGTIEAPNEAAATHMLKQRGEVPLGLIEAGQGLQRELKIPGLGNRVKLKDLAVFARQFATMTSSGMSLLRSLSIMEEQTSSPPLKKALGEVRADVAAGGGLSASMAKHDRVFPRLMVAMIRAGETGGMIDRALEQIADSLEKDTALRGKIKSALTYPAIVLGFTFVLIAAMLIFIVPIFEGMFKSLGGELPAITQFLVTTSHNMWWIGPLVLGAGIGSTVAYKRQLRTSAEFRLRVDQLKVRMPVFGSLFQKLAMSRFSRNLGLLLNVGVPVMQALAVVGETTGNEVINIAMKDIQGTVRDGQPMSTAMRNHKIFPEMVNQMIEVGEESGQISQMLDKVADFYDREVDSAAESLAASIEPIMVLIMGAVVGGMVVCLYLPMFTIYQNIQSS; encoded by the coding sequence ATGACCGCCAACAAGACTTTCACGTACAACACGATCGACGCCTCGGGCAAGAAGTCGAAGGGGACCATCGAGGCCCCCAACGAGGCCGCCGCCACCCACATGCTCAAGCAGCGTGGCGAGGTGCCGCTCGGCCTGATCGAGGCCGGACAGGGTCTCCAGCGCGAGCTGAAGATCCCCGGGCTGGGCAACCGGGTCAAGCTCAAGGACCTGGCGGTCTTCGCCCGGCAATTCGCCACCATGACCTCGTCGGGCATGTCGCTGCTGCGCTCGCTCTCGATCATGGAGGAGCAGACCTCGTCGCCGCCGCTGAAGAAGGCGCTCGGCGAGGTACGCGCCGACGTGGCCGCCGGTGGCGGGCTCTCCGCCTCGATGGCCAAGCACGACCGGGTCTTCCCGCGGCTGATGGTCGCGATGATCCGGGCCGGCGAGACCGGCGGCATGATCGACCGGGCTCTCGAGCAGATCGCCGACAGCCTGGAGAAGGACACCGCGCTCCGCGGCAAGATCAAGAGCGCGCTGACCTATCCGGCGATCGTGCTGGGCTTCACCTTCGTGCTGATCGCGGCGATGCTGATCTTCATCGTCCCGATCTTCGAGGGGATGTTCAAGAGCCTCGGTGGCGAACTGCCGGCGATCACCCAGTTCCTGGTCACGACCAGCCACAACATGTGGTGGATCGGGCCGCTGGTGCTGGGCGCCGGGATCGGCAGCACGGTCGCCTACAAGCGGCAGCTGCGGACCAGCGCGGAGTTCCGGCTCCGGGTGGACCAGCTCAAGGTCCGCATGCCGGTCTTCGGCTCACTGTTCCAGAAGCTGGCGATGAGCCGGTTCTCCCGGAACCTGGGCCTGCTGCTGAACGTCGGCGTGCCGGTCATGCAGGCGCTCGCGGTGGTCGGCGAGACCACCGGCAACGAGGTGATCAACATCGCCATGAAGGACATCCAGGGCACCGTCCGGGACGGCCAGCCCATGTCCACGGCGATGCGGAACCACAAGATCTTTCCCGAGATGGTCAACCAGATGATCGAGGTCGGGGAAGAGAGCGGTCAGATCAGTCAGATGCTCGACAAGGTTGCCGACTTCTACGACAGGGAAGTCGACTCCGCCGCCGAGTCCCTGGCCGCCTCGATCGAACCGATCATGGTGCTCATCATGGGTGCGGTGGTCGGCGGCATGGTCGTCTGTCTCTACCTGCCGATGTTCACGATCTACCAGAACATTCAGTCGAGCTGA
- a CDS encoding type IV pilus twitching motility protein PilT, which translates to MNTIEHEVRQPETAASADDLAVLDQLLITLVESRGSDLHLTVGSPPMMRVDGALRPVPGYGKLNASDTELLARAAVTPAQWETFEREQEMDFAHSIIGVSRFRGNLYRQRTSCGAVFRAIPHKIKPLDELGMPESVARFAHLPRGLVLVTGPTGSGKTTTLASLLDLANRSRADHIITIEDPIEFLHPHKRSIVNQREVGADTETFASALKHALRQDPDIILVGELRDLTTTSTALTAAETGHLVMATLHTQSATQTIDRIIDIFPPHQQLQIRAQLAASLQGVVTQALAPRADGKGRAVICEILSATPAIRSLIREGKSHQIPSFMQAGSNEGMLAFDQHLAEKVREGVITMQTALEISHSPEELKRLVGRG; encoded by the coding sequence GTGAACACGATCGAGCACGAGGTGCGGCAGCCGGAGACGGCCGCCAGCGCGGACGACCTCGCCGTGCTCGACCAGTTGCTGATCACGCTGGTCGAGTCGCGCGGCTCGGACCTCCACCTCACGGTGGGATCGCCGCCGATGATGCGGGTCGACGGCGCGCTGCGCCCGGTACCCGGGTACGGCAAGCTGAACGCCTCGGACACCGAGCTGCTCGCCCGCGCGGCGGTCACCCCGGCCCAGTGGGAGACGTTCGAGCGCGAGCAGGAGATGGACTTCGCGCACAGCATCATCGGCGTCTCCCGGTTCCGCGGCAACCTCTACCGGCAGCGCACCTCGTGCGGCGCGGTCTTCCGGGCCATCCCGCACAAGATCAAGCCGCTGGACGAGCTGGGCATGCCGGAGTCGGTGGCCCGCTTCGCCCACCTGCCGCGCGGACTGGTGCTGGTCACCGGCCCGACCGGGTCGGGCAAGACCACCACCCTGGCCTCGCTGCTCGACCTGGCCAACCGCAGCCGCGCCGACCACATCATCACCATCGAGGACCCGATCGAGTTCCTCCACCCGCACAAGCGCAGCATCGTGAACCAGCGCGAGGTGGGCGCCGACACCGAGACCTTCGCCAGCGCGCTCAAGCACGCGCTGCGGCAGGACCCGGACATCATCCTGGTCGGCGAGCTTCGTGACCTGACCACCACGTCGACCGCGCTGACCGCCGCCGAGACCGGCCACCTGGTGATGGCGACGCTGCACACGCAGAGCGCCACCCAGACCATCGACCGGATCATCGACATCTTCCCGCCGCACCAGCAGTTGCAGATCCGCGCGCAGCTGGCGGCCAGTCTCCAGGGTGTGGTCACCCAGGCGCTGGCGCCCCGCGCGGACGGCAAGGGCCGTGCGGTGATCTGCGAGATCCTCTCCGCGACGCCGGCCATCCGGAGCCTCATCCGGGAGGGCAAGTCGCACCAGATCCCGTCCTTCATGCAGGCCGGCAGCAACGAGGGCATGCTCGCCTTCGATCAGCACCTGGCCGAGAAGGTGCGTGAGGGCGTGATCACCATGCAGACCGCTCTGGAGATCAGTCACTCTCCGGAGGAGCTCAAACGGCTCGTCGGCAGGGGATGA